A window of the Hordeum vulgare subsp. vulgare chromosome 5H, MorexV3_pseudomolecules_assembly, whole genome shotgun sequence genome harbors these coding sequences:
- the LOC123453072 gene encoding B2 protein-like, producing the protein MAPAREIPGPQPSADDAPLPAGFIFVCDGATTPECFRYRVLGLPRRKLGAVSRIRRGAALFLYDFDARYLYGPYRADSDGGRDLEPAAFQGRLPAQVKFMIDGDFMPVRGKTMRYTIKENYPGKFLPELTFTQVEKLRALFRPITSLPVPEAPPLYYVDNSHAAPSTAFLHPSASSSYPTQPASYVHHTSAYVLTPAAHLVPNEVPGRVVPPHELSVTNPQLVMHYGYAAGSEGATGETTQVQY; encoded by the exons ATGGCGCCGGCGCGCGAGATCCCGGGGCCTCAGCCGTCGGCGGACGACGCCCCGTTGCCGGCCGGGTTCATCTTCGTGTGCGACGGCGCGACCACGCCCGAGTGCTTCAGGTACAGGGTGCTGGGCCTGCCGCGGCGGAAGCTGGGCGCCGTCTCCCGGATCAGGCGCGGCGCGGCGCTCTTCCTCTACGACTTCGACGCTAGGTACCTCTACGGGCCCTACCGCGCCGACTCCGACGGCGGGCGCGACCTCGAGCCCGCCGCCTTCCAAGGCCGCCTACCTGCCCAG GTCAAATTTATGATTGATGGCGATTTCATGCCTGTCCGAGGGAAAACTATGAGATACACCATAAAAGAGAATTATCCCGGCAAGTTCTTGCCAGAACTTACCTTTACACAA GTTGAGAAACTGAGAGCATTGTTCCGTCCAATTACTTCACTGCCAGTGCCAGAGGCACCACCTCTGTATTATGTTGACAACAGTCATGCCGCTCCATCTACTGCTTTTCTGCATCCTTCAGCTTCATCTTCATACCCAACACAGCCAGCTTCTTATGTGCATCACACAAGCGCCTATGTTCTCACTCCAGCTGCTCATCTAGTGCCAAATGAAGTGCCTGGGAG AGttgtgccaccacatgaactgtcCGTGACGAACCCGCAACTTGTCATGCACTATGGGTACGCCGCAGGCAGCGAGGGTGCAACCGGAGAAACTACACAAGTCCAGTACTGA